A window of Mycolicibacterium fluoranthenivorans contains these coding sequences:
- the mrx1 gene encoding mycoredoxin Mrx1, which produces MTTAALTMYTTSWCGYCSRLKTALKAEGISWTEIDIEGDPAAAEFVGSVNGGNHVVPTLKFADGSTLTNPNIKQVKAKLG; this is translated from the coding sequence ATGACTACCGCTGCGTTGACCATGTACACCACCTCATGGTGTGGCTATTGCTCTCGCCTGAAGACCGCCCTCAAGGCCGAAGGCATCTCCTGGACCGAGATCGATATCGAGGGCGATCCCGCCGCAGCGGAGTTCGTCGGCTCGGTCAACGGCGGCAACCACGTGGTGCCGACGCTCAAGTTCGCCGACGGGTCGACCCTGACCAACCCGAATATCAAGCAGGTCAAGGCAAAGCTGGGCTGA
- a CDS encoding WhiB family transcriptional regulator, with the protein MSDMTCQELELPAVPCHGGDPDLWFAENPIQLEQAKALCADCPIRSLCLSEALERQEPWGVWGGEILERGAVVARKRPRGRPRKDDREGQAA; encoded by the coding sequence ATGTCGGACATGACATGCCAGGAACTCGAACTGCCCGCGGTGCCGTGCCATGGGGGGGATCCCGACCTGTGGTTCGCCGAGAACCCGATCCAACTGGAGCAGGCCAAGGCGCTGTGCGCCGACTGCCCCATCCGCAGCCTGTGCCTGTCCGAGGCGCTGGAACGCCAGGAGCCGTGGGGCGTCTGGGGTGGCGAGATCCTCGAGCGGGGTGCCGTCGTGGCGCGCAAGCGTCCGCGTGGGCGTCCGCGGAAGGACGACCGCGAGGGCCAGGCGGCCTAG
- a CDS encoding cyclodehydratase, with amino-acid sequence MRRYLLNPSMPVLLRPDDTVQVGWDPRRAVVVHPPAGLTSTSLAALLRRMQTPSTVAELWDCARRLGAPESAGTTVVTELLGVLERAGVLTTGQRAGRSVTIRIHGRGPLSDLLAGALKCSGTRVTQSSQPHAVVTTDRADLVVLTDALVADPRVVRDLHAAEVPHLPVRVRDGTGLVGPLVIPGVTSCLSCADRHRRDRDAAWPAVAAQLRHAIGAADRATLMGTAALALNQVDRVVHALRCAGDPLGTPEPPMTLDTTLEFDVGSGSVLARRWSRHPSCPC; translated from the coding sequence ATGAGGCGCTACCTGCTGAATCCGTCGATGCCGGTGCTGCTGCGACCCGATGACACGGTGCAGGTGGGCTGGGATCCGCGCCGGGCGGTGGTGGTACACCCGCCGGCCGGCCTCACCTCCACCTCACTGGCCGCCCTCCTGCGCCGCATGCAGACGCCGTCGACCGTGGCCGAGCTGTGGGATTGCGCACGGCGGCTCGGGGCGCCCGAGTCCGCCGGCACCACGGTGGTGACCGAACTGCTCGGTGTCCTGGAACGGGCCGGTGTGCTCACCACCGGCCAACGCGCCGGACGGTCGGTGACCATCCGCATCCACGGCCGCGGTCCGTTGTCGGATCTGCTGGCCGGCGCCCTCAAATGCTCAGGAACCCGCGTCACCCAGAGCAGTCAGCCCCATGCCGTCGTGACCACTGACCGCGCCGACCTGGTGGTGCTCACCGACGCCCTGGTCGCGGATCCCCGCGTGGTGCGTGACCTGCACGCGGCCGAAGTCCCGCACCTGCCGGTTCGGGTGCGCGACGGGACCGGATTGGTGGGACCGCTGGTGATTCCCGGTGTGACGTCGTGTCTGTCCTGCGCCGACCGGCACCGCCGAGACCGGGACGCGGCCTGGCCCGCGGTCGCCGCCCAACTGCGCCATGCCATCGGGGCAGCGGACCGCGCCACCCTGATGGGCACCGCGGCACTGGCCCTCAACCAGGTGGACCGGGTGGTCCACGCGCTGCGCTGTGCAGGTGATCCGCTGGGCACCCCGGAACCGCCGATGACACTGGACACCACCCTGGAATTCGACGTGGGCAGTGGCTCCGTGCTGGCCCGGCGCTGGTCCAGGCATCCGTCCTGCCCATGCTGA
- a CDS encoding ATP-dependent DNA helicase UvrD2, producing MSPRPAMMDAMPSVDSLLVDLDDEQREAVLAPRGPVCVLAGAGTGKTRTITRRIAHLVAAGHVAPGQVLAVTFTARAAGEMRARLRTLGDESGVGTAAVQAVTFHAAARRQLQYFWPRVVGNTDWQLLDSKFAVVAQAANRAALQASTDDVRDLAGEIEWAKASLITPEGYATAVAKAGRDIPMDAATVAKVYDGYEHLKAHRDGTALLDFDDLLLHTAAAIENDAAVASEFRDRYRCFVVDEYQDVTPLQQRVLNAWLGDRDDLTVVGDANQTIYSFTGATPRFLLDFSRRFPEATVVRLERDYRSTPQVVSLANQVIAAARGRMAGSKLHLVGQRDPGPKPSFTEYSDEAAEAAAVAKRVAKLVQSGTPASEIAVLYRINAQSEVYEEALTEAGIPFQVRGGEGFFSRQEVRQALLAIQRAAGAEHDGELPQVVRALLEPLGLTAEPPTGTKARERWEALAALAELVDDEVAQRPSLDLRTLLVELRQRAESRHPPVVQGVTLASLHAAKGLEWDAVFLVGLTDGTLPISHALAKGADSEPVEEERRLLYVGITRARVHLMLSWALARAAGGRQGRRPSRFLNGVAPQSPVDAPAGRARKARGPAPRCRVCNKALESATAITLRRCEGCPSDIDESLLAELKEWRLRTSKELNVPAYVVFTDNTLIAIAEMRPADDTALVSIPGIGARKLEQYGTDVLDLVKNRS from the coding sequence ATGTCACCGCGTCCTGCGATGATGGACGCCATGCCGTCCGTCGACAGCCTCCTCGTCGACCTCGACGACGAACAACGCGAGGCCGTGCTCGCCCCCCGGGGACCGGTGTGTGTGCTCGCCGGCGCCGGTACCGGCAAGACCCGCACCATCACCCGGCGCATCGCGCATCTGGTGGCCGCCGGTCATGTCGCACCCGGACAGGTGCTCGCGGTGACGTTCACCGCGCGCGCGGCCGGGGAGATGCGGGCCAGGCTCCGAACCCTCGGCGACGAGTCGGGGGTGGGCACCGCGGCGGTGCAGGCGGTCACCTTCCACGCGGCGGCGCGCCGGCAGCTGCAGTACTTCTGGCCCCGCGTGGTCGGCAACACCGATTGGCAGCTGCTCGACAGTAAGTTCGCCGTGGTGGCTCAGGCCGCCAATCGCGCTGCGCTGCAAGCCAGTACCGACGATGTGCGCGACCTCGCCGGTGAGATCGAATGGGCCAAGGCGTCCTTGATCACACCGGAGGGATATGCGACCGCGGTCGCCAAGGCCGGACGTGACATTCCGATGGACGCCGCCACCGTGGCCAAGGTGTACGACGGCTACGAGCACCTCAAGGCCCACCGCGACGGCACCGCGCTGCTCGACTTCGACGACCTGCTGCTGCACACCGCGGCGGCGATCGAGAACGACGCCGCCGTCGCGAGTGAATTCCGGGACCGCTACCGATGTTTCGTCGTCGACGAATACCAGGACGTCACGCCACTGCAGCAGCGGGTGCTCAACGCGTGGTTGGGAGACCGCGACGATCTGACCGTCGTCGGCGACGCCAACCAGACCATCTACTCGTTCACCGGTGCCACGCCGCGATTCCTGCTCGACTTCTCCCGGCGCTTTCCGGAGGCCACCGTGGTCCGCCTGGAGCGGGACTACCGCTCCACACCTCAGGTGGTGTCACTGGCCAATCAGGTCATCGCGGCGGCCCGCGGCCGGATGGCCGGCAGCAAGCTGCACCTGGTCGGCCAGCGTGACCCGGGGCCCAAGCCCTCCTTCACCGAGTACTCCGATGAGGCAGCCGAGGCGGCCGCCGTGGCCAAACGAGTAGCCAAGCTCGTCCAATCCGGTACGCCGGCATCCGAAATCGCGGTGCTGTACCGGATCAATGCGCAGTCTGAGGTCTACGAGGAGGCGCTGACCGAGGCCGGCATCCCGTTCCAGGTGCGAGGTGGCGAAGGGTTCTTCAGCCGCCAGGAGGTCCGCCAGGCGCTGCTGGCCATCCAGCGCGCCGCGGGGGCCGAACACGACGGTGAGCTGCCGCAGGTCGTGCGCGCGTTGTTGGAGCCGCTCGGGCTGACGGCCGAGCCGCCCACCGGCACCAAGGCGCGGGAGCGCTGGGAGGCGCTGGCCGCGCTCGCCGAACTGGTGGATGACGAAGTGGCGCAACGGCCTTCGTTGGATCTGCGCACCCTGCTGGTCGAACTGCGGCAACGTGCCGAATCGCGGCACCCGCCGGTCGTGCAGGGCGTCACGCTGGCATCGCTGCACGCGGCCAAGGGGCTGGAGTGGGACGCGGTGTTCCTGGTCGGTTTGACCGACGGCACGCTGCCCATCTCGCATGCCTTGGCCAAAGGCGCCGACAGCGAACCGGTCGAGGAGGAGCGTCGTCTGCTCTATGTCGGAATCACCAGGGCGCGGGTGCATCTCATGCTCAGCTGGGCACTGGCCCGGGCCGCGGGCGGACGACAGGGCCGGCGCCCCTCGCGATTCCTCAACGGCGTGGCTCCGCAGTCCCCGGTCGACGCTCCAGCCGGGCGGGCCCGTAAGGCGCGCGGCCCCGCGCCTCGATGTCGGGTGTGCAACAAGGCGCTCGAATCCGCGACGGCGATCACGCTGCGCCGTTGTGAGGGCTGCCCGTCCGATATCGACGAGTCGCTGTTGGCCGAGCTCAAGGAATGGCGGCTGCGCACCTCCAAGGAGCTCAACGTGCCGGCCTATGTGGTGTTCACCGACAACACCCTCATCGCGATTGCCGAGATGCGGCCGGCCGACGACACGGCACTGGTATCGATTCCCGGTATCGGAGCACGCAAGCTCGAGCAGTACGGGACGGATGTCCTGGATCTCGTCAAGAATCGGTCATAG
- a CDS encoding zinc-dependent metalloprotease produces MADLPFGFSHGDDPDRDKRKENPGQGSGADPFGLGGAGFDMADLGQIFTKLGEMFSGAGNVTGTGQQAGPVNYDLARQLASSSIGFVAPVSEKTNSAIADAVHLAETWLDGVTALPAGTTKAVAWTPTDWIDNTLNTWKRLCDPVAEQISTVWASALPEEAKAMAGPLLAMMSQMGGMAFGSQLGQALGKLSKEVLTSTDIGLPLGPKGVAALLPEAVETLSEGLEQPRSEVLTFLAAREAAHHRLFSHVPWLSSQLLSAVEAFAKGMKIDMSGIEDMASGLNPAMLADPSAMEQLLSQGMFEPKATPEQVATLERLETLLALVEGWVQTVVTAALGDRIPGTAALSETLRRRRATGGPAEQTFATLVGLELRPRKMREAAALWEKLTEAVGPDARDAVWQHPDLLPGADDLDEPAAFIDRAVGGDTTGIDQALAELEDEGKQGPEGPVNN; encoded by the coding sequence ATGGCTGACCTGCCCTTCGGCTTCTCCCACGGGGACGACCCCGACCGTGACAAGCGCAAAGAAAACCCCGGCCAGGGGTCTGGCGCGGACCCGTTCGGACTGGGCGGGGCCGGATTCGACATGGCCGATCTGGGCCAGATCTTCACCAAACTCGGCGAAATGTTCAGCGGTGCAGGCAATGTGACGGGCACCGGCCAACAGGCCGGTCCGGTGAACTACGACCTTGCCCGTCAGCTGGCCTCCAGCTCCATCGGATTCGTCGCCCCGGTATCGGAGAAGACGAACTCCGCGATCGCCGACGCCGTCCACTTGGCCGAGACGTGGCTCGACGGTGTCACGGCGCTGCCCGCCGGCACCACGAAGGCCGTGGCCTGGACGCCGACCGACTGGATCGACAACACCCTGAACACCTGGAAGCGGCTGTGCGATCCGGTCGCCGAACAGATCTCGACGGTGTGGGCGTCGGCGCTGCCCGAGGAAGCCAAGGCCATGGCCGGCCCGCTGCTGGCGATGATGTCGCAGATGGGCGGCATGGCGTTCGGCAGCCAGCTCGGCCAGGCGCTGGGCAAACTGTCCAAAGAGGTCCTGACCTCGACGGATATCGGCCTGCCGCTGGGCCCCAAGGGCGTCGCCGCGCTGCTACCCGAGGCCGTCGAAACCCTGTCCGAGGGACTGGAACAGCCCCGTAGCGAGGTACTCACGTTCCTGGCCGCCCGCGAAGCCGCCCATCACCGGCTGTTCAGTCACGTGCCGTGGCTGTCCAGTCAGCTGCTGAGCGCCGTCGAAGCGTTCGCCAAGGGCATGAAGATCGACATGAGCGGGATCGAGGACATGGCCAGCGGGCTCAACCCGGCCATGCTCGCGGACCCGTCGGCCATGGAGCAACTGCTCAGTCAGGGCATGTTCGAGCCCAAGGCCACCCCAGAACAAGTCGCGACGCTGGAACGGCTGGAAACCCTGCTCGCCCTCGTCGAGGGCTGGGTGCAGACGGTGGTGACCGCGGCCCTTGGCGACCGCATCCCCGGCACGGCCGCCCTGTCGGAGACACTGCGCCGCCGGCGCGCGACCGGTGGCCCCGCCGAACAGACCTTCGCCACCCTGGTCGGACTGGAGTTGCGACCCCGCAAGATGCGCGAGGCGGCGGCGTTGTGGGAGAAGCTGACCGAGGCGGTCGGGCCCGACGCCCGCGACGCCGTCTGGCAGCACCCCGATCTGTTGCCCGGGGCCGACGATCTCGATGAGCCGGCCGCCTTCATCGACCGAGCCGTCGGCGGCGACACCACCGGCATCGATCAGGCCTTGGCCGAGCTCGAAGACGAAGGGAAACAAGGCCCCGAGGGCCCTGTGAATAACTGA
- the nudC gene encoding NAD(+) diphosphatase has protein sequence MSAFTLRNVPLLSRIGADRDDQVRTDIDAAIAGWPDAAVLHVDRRNQVLISGSSVVLSKTTALGDTPPDHAVFLGTLADGRHVWAIRGALEAPEDDSVETEVLDLRRAGPIFDDASAQLVATATALLNWHDAARFSPVDGSPTKTIKAGWARINPVNGHEEFPRIDPAIICLVHDGHDRAVLARQTVWPERLFSLLAGFVEAGESFESCVEREIAEEIGLAVRDIHYLGSQPWPFPRSLMVGFHAIGDPDQPFSFNDGEIAEAEWFTRAQVREALEHGDWNSDSPSRLLLPGSISIAREIIESWAAAG, from the coding sequence ATGAGCGCGTTCACGCTGCGCAACGTCCCGCTGCTGTCGCGCATCGGCGCCGACCGTGACGACCAGGTCCGCACCGATATCGATGCCGCGATCGCCGGCTGGCCCGACGCCGCCGTATTGCATGTCGACCGGCGCAACCAGGTCTTGATCTCCGGCAGCAGTGTGGTGCTGAGCAAGACGACCGCCCTCGGTGACACCCCGCCGGACCACGCGGTGTTCCTGGGCACGCTGGCCGACGGACGGCATGTCTGGGCGATCCGTGGCGCCCTGGAAGCCCCGGAGGACGACTCCGTCGAAACCGAGGTGCTTGATCTGCGCCGCGCCGGCCCGATCTTCGACGATGCCAGCGCACAGCTGGTGGCCACGGCCACGGCACTGCTGAACTGGCATGACGCCGCCCGGTTCAGCCCGGTGGACGGCTCACCGACCAAGACGATCAAGGCCGGATGGGCCCGCATCAACCCGGTCAACGGGCATGAAGAGTTTCCTCGTATCGATCCGGCGATCATCTGCCTGGTGCACGACGGCCACGACCGGGCGGTGCTTGCCCGTCAGACCGTCTGGCCGGAACGGTTGTTCTCACTGCTGGCCGGCTTCGTGGAGGCGGGGGAGTCGTTCGAGTCATGCGTGGAGCGCGAGATCGCCGAGGAGATCGGGCTCGCTGTGCGCGATATCCACTACCTCGGCAGCCAGCCGTGGCCGTTCCCGCGCTCCCTGATGGTGGGTTTTCATGCCATCGGCGACCCCGACCAGCCGTTCTCGTTCAACGACGGCGAGATCGCCGAGGCTGAGTGGTTCACCCGGGCGCAGGTGCGCGAAGCACTGGAGCACGGCGACTGGAACAGCGACTCACCGTCGCGGCTGTTGCTGCCCGGATCCATCTCGATCGCCCGGGAGATCATCGAGTCGTGGGCCGCGGCCGGCTGA